The Deltaproteobacteria bacterium genome contains the following window.
CAAGGGGTATCGTCTCTGTCTGACCATGCCCGATACCATGAGTATTGAGCGAAGAAAACTCTTAAGACATCTGGGAGCAGAACTGGTCCTGACCCCAGGAGGGAAAGGAATGAAGGGAGCCATTGCAAAGGCAGAAGAAATCTTGGCAGCCACGAAAGAGGCGTACATGCCCAACCAGTTCAAAAATCCGGCAAATCCTGAAATACACCGGAAGACCACGGCAGAAGAGATCTGGATTGACACCGACGGGGCGGTAGACATCTTGGTTTCCGGGGTTGGGACTGGAGGAACCATTACCGGGGTATCCGAAGTCATCAAGGCCCGAAAACCCTCCTTCATGGCGATTGCGGTGGAACCAGCAGACTCTCCTGTCCTTTCCGGGGGGGGAGCCGGCCCCCACAAAATACAAGGGATCGGCGCAGGTTTTGTACCTGATGTCTTGAATGTCAATATCATCGACGAAGTGATCACGGTCACCAATGAGGATGCATTTGAGACAGCAAGGCAACTGGCAAAAGAAGAAGGGATACTTTGCGGCATTTCCTCTGGGGCTGCGGTGTGGGCTGCCTTGCAGGTGGCAAAACGAGGCGAAAATAGGGGAAAACAAATCGTGGTGGCGCTTCCCAGCACCGGCGAGCGGTATATGAGCACTGATCTGTTCAAAGAGTGAAGAAATCCATCTTTCTTTTGTCAAAAAAATGGTTAGTATATGGGAACGACAGATTGTAAAAGGCTCGACATAAAACAAGATTGTATCCCTACCCCAAGCTCTTACGATCTATTCATGAATTGATGGGACATAATGCCAGGGGCACATTCAAAGAGTTAGGAGGATGGTACAATGTGGGATTACACAGACAAGGTCGTAGATCACTTCCTACATCCCAGAAATGTGGGAGAGGTTGAAAACCCTGATGGCATAGGCGAAGAGGGGTCGCTTGCATGCGGAGACGCGTTGAAGCTTACGTTCAAACTGGATGAGAACAAACGGATTAAGGACGCTAAGTTTCAGACCTTTGGCTGTGCAAGCGCCATTGCTTCTTCATCGGCACTCACCGAGATCGTCAAGGGGATGACACTGGAAGAAGCCCAAAAGGTTACCAATGATGATATTGCCCGTTATCTTGGT
Protein-coding sequences here:
- the cysK gene encoding cysteine synthase A, with amino-acid sequence MARIFFDIGKSIGNTPMVRLNKMPKGLEADIIAKLEFFNPLGSVKDRIGVAMIEGAEREGRIRPNTLIVEPTSGNTGIALAFVCAAKGYRLCLTMPDTMSIERRKLLRHLGAELVLTPGGKGMKGAIAKAEEILAATKEAYMPNQFKNPANPEIHRKTTAEEIWIDTDGAVDILVSGVGTGGTITGVSEVIKARKPSFMAIAVEPADSPVLSGGGAGPHKIQGIGAGFVPDVLNVNIIDEVITVTNEDAFETARQLAKEEGILCGISSGAAVWAALQVAKRGENRGKQIVVALPSTGERYMSTDLFKE